A region from the Streptosporangium sp. NBC_01756 genome encodes:
- a CDS encoding helix-turn-helix domain-containing protein, producing MLLLKRYFSRGNVIGQDLVGQRIKNVRRQRGFSQAQLAHPELSDSYVSLIESGKRTPTPAVLELLAEKLDCSLTYLINGVTAEQMEEIELALRYARLALDNGEVAEARARYAELLDDSGLVGLPQVRQDAEYGLALATHACGDLEAAIALLDGLRRRPSAAMAPERHVSVAIALSRSYRESGDLLQAVRVAEDILGGAVRPVWSEGLIELGTALLAAYAERGDLLRAHQFGAELLAAAELVGTPRATVLALWAEAIVAAETGRLDEAVSLANKALAIYSENGDSRGIAGLRIDYAQILLMARPAEVAACRDMLIRVESELQESSIGATFKMKCAHHLARAELMLGHPERAREHIQSVLNMIEDMPKELQTEARLLAGETMAELDLSEEASRQLTAVADLLEQAPPTRQAAHWWLSAAQVLERIDEPARSVDAYQRALACVGL from the coding sequence ATGCTGCTGCTCAAGCGATATTTTTCAAGGGGTAACGTGATCGGTCAAGACTTGGTCGGACAGCGCATCAAGAACGTCCGTCGTCAGCGCGGGTTTTCTCAGGCGCAACTTGCTCATCCTGAACTGTCCGACAGCTATGTCTCTCTCATCGAGAGCGGCAAACGCACGCCGACGCCCGCAGTTCTAGAGCTGCTGGCCGAAAAGCTTGACTGTTCCCTCACCTATCTTATCAACGGTGTGACGGCCGAGCAGATGGAGGAGATCGAGCTCGCTCTGCGCTACGCCCGCCTGGCCCTGGACAACGGCGAGGTGGCCGAGGCGCGCGCACGGTATGCCGAACTGCTCGACGACAGCGGTCTCGTGGGTCTGCCCCAGGTGAGACAGGACGCGGAGTACGGTCTCGCGCTGGCCACCCACGCCTGTGGTGATCTGGAGGCGGCAATCGCTCTCCTTGATGGCCTGAGGCGGCGCCCCTCGGCGGCGATGGCTCCCGAACGGCATGTCAGCGTCGCTATCGCGCTCAGCAGGAGCTACCGCGAGAGCGGGGATCTGTTGCAGGCGGTGCGGGTGGCGGAGGACATTCTGGGGGGAGCCGTCCGTCCCGTCTGGAGCGAGGGGCTGATCGAGCTAGGCACGGCCCTGCTGGCCGCCTACGCCGAGCGTGGAGACCTGCTGAGAGCGCACCAGTTCGGTGCCGAACTGCTCGCCGCCGCCGAACTGGTCGGCACTCCGCGTGCCACGGTGCTGGCCCTCTGGGCGGAGGCGATCGTCGCCGCCGAGACCGGCCGCCTCGACGAGGCTGTCAGCCTGGCGAACAAGGCCCTTGCCATCTACTCCGAGAACGGTGACTCGCGCGGCATCGCCGGACTCCGTATCGACTATGCCCAAATCCTGTTGATGGCCCGGCCTGCCGAGGTCGCAGCCTGCCGTGACATGCTGATACGGGTGGAGTCGGAGCTCCAGGAGAGCTCCATCGGCGCGACGTTCAAGATGAAGTGCGCACATCACCTGGCCCGTGCCGAGCTGATGCTCGGCCATCCAGAACGGGCACGAGAGCACATCCAGAGCGTCCTCAACATGATCGAGGACATGCCTAAGGAGCTCCAGACCGAGGCTCGCCTGCTGGCGGGAGAGACGATGGCCGAACTCGATCTCTCAGAAGAGGCCTCCCGACAGCTGACAGCGGTGGCCGACCTGCTCGAACAGGCGCCGCCCACCAGGCAGGCCGCTCACTGGTGGCTGTCCGCCGCCCAGGTCCTGGAGCGGATCGACGAACCGGCCCGGAGCGTGGACGCCTACCAGCGGGCACTGGCCTGCGTGGGACTGTAG
- a CDS encoding copper resistance CopC family protein, with protein MKTSPVAVVLALLAALVLGTAFASPALAHDTLKSSTPAKGAKVESLKQVKLTFSATVRFPNVVVHTEDNTAHQDGKPVVDGPVVTQKLKDDLPPGEYVIAYRVVSSDGHPIEGEIPFTLVGQKSPSPSESASTATAPAPATLAATPTPAPVAATQSEPEPTGGVPGWAWLVVGGLLGVGIGLFFSMRKKKQP; from the coding sequence ATGAAGACTTCCCCAGTCGCGGTCGTTCTCGCGCTTCTCGCCGCCCTCGTCCTCGGCACGGCCTTCGCCTCGCCCGCTCTCGCCCATGACACGCTCAAAAGCAGCACCCCTGCCAAGGGCGCCAAGGTCGAGAGCCTGAAGCAGGTGAAGCTGACGTTCAGCGCCACGGTGCGCTTCCCGAACGTCGTCGTGCACACCGAGGACAACACCGCCCACCAGGACGGCAAGCCCGTCGTCGACGGCCCGGTGGTCACCCAGAAGCTCAAGGACGACCTGCCGCCCGGTGAATACGTCATCGCCTACCGGGTGGTGTCCTCGGACGGCCACCCGATCGAAGGGGAGATCCCCTTCACCCTCGTCGGCCAGAAGTCCCCGTCCCCGTCGGAGAGTGCCTCGACGGCCACGGCGCCCGCCCCGGCCACGCTCGCGGCCACGCCCACCCCGGCACCGGTCGCGGCTACGCAGAGTGAGCCCGAGCCCACAGGCGGCGTGCCCGGCTGGGCGTGGCTCGTCGTCGGCGGTCTGCTCGGGGTCGGCATCGGCCTGTTCTTCAGCATGAGGAAAAAGAAGCAGCCGTGA
- a CDS encoding cytochrome c oxidase assembly protein — protein sequence MSNQEQETVVQETRTGNGRTVKVALAGVAAAVAALVIAMIAGGAAFPRIIPGLPDEGAFTRWGLPLSKLAMDGAGVLTVGALLAAAVFLPNDKGLLGRPALAYIRAASWSALAWAVAAAATMVFSLSEVLGLPVADVLAGSELTSFASQVSQGIALTLVVLFGVAIALFARGAITVGAAGGLLVLALVTLLPPALTGHSASSPNHDLATTGVAVHLMALALWVGGLAVLCFHALRRQSLLEVAATRFSSMALWCFVAVGLSGLFSVVARLTSVSELFTSAYGVLLLAKTVAFAGLGAIGWWHRKRTLPRLAAGGPGTFVRFASCEILIMFATVGLAVALSRTAPPEAVLPADRAFEVLGYSMPPEISPANLATLWWFDLFSGTLIVLLGGLYLAGVVRLARRGDSWPVGRTVAWFTGVLILIIATQSGVARYAKVLFSVHMAEHMTLSMLVPIFLVLGAPVTLALRALRPAARRGDRGPREWLTTILHSRFVGFVAHPAIATAIFIVSTYALYFTPLFAAAMEEHLGHIAMTVHFLLSGSLFFWVIIGVDPAPHKLPHVARLMVLFVTMPFHAFFGIALMSMGTVLAGEWYDQLGRTWGASSVGDQQTGGAIAWGFGEIPTLIVLLALAFQWWQDDDRKARRADRRADAAAALTGGTGDVQLDAYNDYLAKLSKRDGAE from the coding sequence GTGAGCAACCAGGAGCAGGAGACGGTCGTCCAGGAGACGCGGACGGGGAACGGCCGGACGGTGAAGGTCGCGCTCGCGGGCGTGGCTGCGGCCGTGGCCGCCCTGGTGATCGCCATGATCGCCGGAGGCGCCGCGTTCCCGCGCATCATCCCCGGCCTGCCCGACGAGGGCGCGTTCACCCGCTGGGGGCTGCCGCTGTCCAAGCTGGCGATGGACGGGGCGGGTGTGCTCACCGTGGGCGCGCTGCTGGCCGCCGCGGTCTTCCTCCCCAACGACAAGGGCCTGCTCGGCAGGCCCGCCCTCGCCTACATCAGAGCCGCTTCGTGGTCCGCCCTGGCCTGGGCGGTCGCGGCGGCCGCGACGATGGTGTTCAGCCTGTCCGAGGTGCTCGGCCTGCCCGTCGCCGACGTGCTCGCCGGCAGCGAGCTCACCAGCTTCGCCAGCCAGGTGTCCCAGGGCATCGCACTGACCCTGGTCGTGCTGTTCGGAGTGGCGATCGCGCTGTTCGCCCGGGGGGCGATCACCGTCGGCGCGGCCGGCGGTCTGCTCGTGCTCGCCCTGGTCACCCTGCTGCCTCCCGCGCTGACCGGGCACTCCGCCTCCTCGCCCAACCATGACCTGGCCACCACCGGGGTAGCGGTTCACCTGATGGCCCTCGCGCTCTGGGTGGGCGGGCTCGCCGTCCTCTGCTTCCACGCGCTGCGCCGGCAGTCGCTGCTGGAGGTCGCCGCCACCCGGTTCTCCTCGATGGCGCTGTGGTGCTTCGTCGCCGTCGGCCTGTCGGGGCTGTTCAGCGTCGTCGCCCGGCTGACCTCGGTCTCGGAGCTGTTCACCTCCGCCTACGGCGTGCTGCTGCTGGCCAAGACCGTGGCGTTCGCGGGTCTCGGCGCCATCGGCTGGTGGCACCGGAAGCGGACCCTGCCCCGGCTCGCCGCCGGCGGCCCGGGGACCTTCGTCCGGTTCGCCTCCTGCGAGATCCTCATCATGTTCGCGACCGTCGGACTGGCCGTCGCCCTCTCCCGTACCGCCCCGCCGGAGGCGGTCCTCCCCGCCGACCGCGCCTTCGAGGTGCTCGGCTACTCCATGCCGCCGGAGATCTCGCCGGCCAACCTGGCCACGCTGTGGTGGTTCGACCTGTTCTCCGGCACGCTGATCGTCCTGCTCGGCGGCCTCTACCTGGCCGGAGTCGTACGGCTCGCGCGACGCGGCGACTCCTGGCCGGTGGGCCGTACCGTCGCGTGGTTCACCGGTGTGCTGATCCTGATCATCGCCACCCAGAGCGGCGTCGCCCGCTACGCCAAGGTGCTGTTCAGCGTGCACATGGCCGAGCACATGACGCTCTCCATGCTGGTGCCGATCTTCCTGGTGCTCGGCGCTCCGGTGACGCTCGCGCTGCGCGCGCTCAGGCCCGCCGCCCGCCGGGGAGACCGGGGGCCCCGCGAGTGGCTGACCACGATCCTGCACAGCAGGTTCGTCGGCTTCGTGGCCCACCCGGCGATCGCCACTGCCATCTTCATCGTCTCCACCTACGCGCTGTACTTCACCCCGCTGTTCGCCGCCGCGATGGAGGAGCACCTCGGCCACATCGCCATGACGGTGCACTTCCTGCTCAGCGGCTCCCTGTTCTTCTGGGTGATCATCGGCGTGGACCCGGCACCCCACAAGCTGCCCCATGTCGCCAGACTGATGGTGCTGTTCGTCACGATGCCCTTCCATGCGTTCTTCGGCATCGCGCTGATGAGCATGGGCACGGTGCTGGCCGGTGAGTGGTACGACCAGCTCGGCCGCACCTGGGGCGCCTCCTCGGTCGGCGACCAGCAGACCGGCGGCGCCATCGCCTGGGGCTTCGGCGAGATCCCGACGCTGATCGTGCTGCTCGCGCTGGCCTTCCAGTGGTGGCAGGACGACGATCGCAAGGCCCGCCGGGCCGATCGCCGCGCCGATGCCGCCGCAGCTCTCACCGGAGGCACCGGTGACGTGCAGCTCGACGCCTACAACGATTACCTGGCCAAGCTCAGTAAGCGAGACGGCGCCGAGTAG